From Haemorhous mexicanus isolate bHaeMex1 chromosome 2, bHaeMex1.pri, whole genome shotgun sequence, the proteins below share one genomic window:
- the PIGA gene encoding phosphatidylinositol N-acetylglucosaminyltransferase subunit A, producing MAPGSAQGAPAAGRSGPGMEGGGPAKHSVCMVSDFFYPNMGGVESHVYQLSQCLIERGHKVLVVTHAYGHRKGVRYLTSGLKVYYLPLKVMYNQSTATTLFHSLPLLRYIFVRERVTIVHAHSSFSAMAHDALFHAKTMGLRTVFTDHSLFGFADVSSVLTNKLLTVSLCDTNHIICVSYTSKENTVLRAALDPRIVSVIPNAVDPTDFTPDPSRRDDSTITIVVVSRLVYRKGIDLLSGIIPELCQKYPEIHFIVGGEGPKRIILEEVRERYQLHDRVRLLGGLEHQDVRNVLVQGHIFLNTSLTEAFCMAIVEAASCGLQVVSTRVGGIPEVLPENLIILCEPSVKSLCDGLEKAIAQLRSGTLPSPETVHNEVKTFYTWRNVAERTEKVYDRVADEVVLPMEERLDRLMTHCGPVTGCIFAFFAVVNFLLLGFLRWMTPDSIIDVAIDATGPKGAWTKQYLFGKKRRVKEELPNS from the exons ATGGCGCCGGGCAGCGCGCAGGGAGCGCCGGCCGCCGGCAG GAGCGGGCCCGGGATGGAGGGCGGAGGCCCGGCGAAGCACAGCGTGTGCATGGTGTCGGACTTCTTCTACCCCAACATGGGGGGCGTGGAGAGCCACGTGTACCAGCTGTCACAGTGCCTCATCGAGCGCGGCCACAAGGTCCTGGTGGTCACCCACGCCTACGGTCACCGCAAGGGCGTCCGCTACCTCACCAGCGGGCTCAAAGTCTACTACCTGCCCCTGAAGGTGATGTACAACCAGTCCACGGCCACGACGCTCTTCCACAGCCTGCCCTTGCTCAGGTACATCTTCGTGCGGGAGCGGGTGACCATCGTGCACGCCCACAGCTCCTTCTCGGCCATGGCCCACGACGCCCTGTTCCACGCCAAGACCATGGGGCTGCGGACCGTGTTCACCGACCACTCCCTCTTCGGGTTCGCCGATGTCAGCTCGGTGCTGACCAACAAGCTGCTGACGGTGTCCCTGTGTGACACCAACCACATCATCTGCGTCTCCTACACCAGTAAGGAGAACACGGTGTTGCGAGCAGCCTTGGACCCTCGGATAGTCTCTGTCATCCCCAATGCTGTGGATCCCACCGACTTCACTCCAGACCCCTCGAGGAGGGATGACAGTACAATAACAATTGTTGTTGTCAGCAGACTTGTTTACAGAAAAG GTATTGATTTGCTTAGTGGTATAATTCCTGAGCTCTGTCAGAAATATCCAGAGATACATTTCATAGTTGGAGGAGAAGGACCAAAACGAATCATACTGGAAGAAGTCCGGGAGAGATACCAGCTACATGACAG GGTGCGTCTCCTAGGAGGCTTGGAACACCAGGATGTCAGAAATGTCCTGGTCCAGGGGCACATTTTTCTCAACACTTCCCTCACTGAGGCCTTTTGTATGGCTATTGTGGAGGCAGCAAGCTGTGGTTTacag gTGGTGAGCACGAGAGTTGGTGGGATTCCAGAGGTACTTCCAGAAAATCTCATCATTTTGTGTGAGCCTTCTGTGAAATCTTTGTGTGATGGACTAGAAAAAGCTATTGCCCAGCTCAGATCAGGAACTCTGCCATCTCCAGAAACTGTTCATAATGAAGTAAAGACATTTTATACATGGAGGAATGTAGCAGAGAGAACTGAGAAA GTGTATGACAGAGTTGCAGATGAAGTGGTTTTACCTATGGAGGAGCGACTTGACAGACTAATGACTCACTGTGGGCCAGTGACTGGgtgtatttttgctttttttgctgttgtgaACTTCCTTCTCTTGGGGTTTCTGAGGTGGATGACTCCAGATTCCATTATTGATGTTGCAATAGATGCAACAGGACCTAAGGGTGCATGGACTAAACAGTatctttttggaaaaaaaagaagagttaaaGAAGAACTTCCAAACTCCTAA
- the VEGFD gene encoding vascular endothelial growth factor D, translated as MYKPWATVNIFIISFLHLLQGSDYENGSVKRTSLSALERSEQQIRRASSLEELLHITHSEDWKLWKCRLKLKSLANLDSRSASHRSTRFAAAFYDIDTLKVIDEEWQKTQCVPRETCVEVAKELGTTTNKFFKPPCVNVFRCGGCCNEESLSCMNTSTTYVSKTLFEISVPLTSVPEPVPIKIANHTACKCTSNTQRQQYTIIRRSVQYPEEDGCPFTNKFCHNGWIWDSDKCECVIDTQHSNRREGLPPLAELAMCGQHMEFDEENCECICRHKCPTDFFQSKENCSCYLCRESQESCALKHKIFHAETCSCEDRCPSQPRTCPTAKPVCSRHCRCPKEKRGSHGSQSRETP; from the exons AGGACATCTCTGTCAGCCCTGGAGCGGTCAGAACAGCAGATCAGGAGAGCATCCAGCCTGGAAGAGCTGCTTCACATCACTCACTCCGAGGACTGGAAGCTGTGGAAATGCAGGCTAAAGCTGAAGAGCCTGGCCAACCTAGACTCCCGCTCTGCTTCACATCGCTCTACcagatttgctgctgctttctatGACATTGACACACTGAAAG TCATAGATGAAGAATGGCAAAAGACTCAGTGTGTGCCAAGGGAAACCTGTGTGGAAGTTGCCAAAGAACTGGGTACAACGACCAACAAATTTTTCAAGCCTCCCTGTGTGAATGTGTTCAGATGTGGAGGCTGCTGCAACGAGGAGAGTCTCAGCTGCATGAATACAAGTACAACTTACGTGTCAAAAACG CTCTTTGAGATCTCGGTTCCCTTGACAAGTGTTCCTGAGCCTGTGCCCATCAAAATTGCCAATCACACAGCCTGTAAATGTACATCAAACACCCAGCGCCAGCAGTACACCATCATACGAAGATCTGTCCAGTACCCAGAGGAAGATGG aTGCCCCTTTACCAACAAATTTTGCCATAATGGATGGATCTGGGATAGTGACAAATGTGAATGTGTTATAGACACCCAGCACTCCAACAGAAGAGAAG GACTCCCTCCTCTTGCTGAGCTGGCTATGTGTGGACAACATATGGAGTTTGATGAAGAAAATTGTGAATGCATCTGTAGACATAAGTGTCCCACAGATTTCTTTCAAAGTAAAGAGAACTGTAGCTGCTATTtgtgcagggagagccaggagagctgtgctCTAAAACACAAGATATTTCATGCTGAAACCTGCAG TTGTGAAGACAGATGTCCATCCCAACCCAGAACATGCCCAACTGCCAAACCAGTGTGTTCCAGGCATTGTCGTTGTCCAAAGGAGAAGAGAGGTTCTCATGGGTCCCAAAGCAGAGAAACTCCTTGA